One window from the genome of Aricia agestis chromosome 22, ilAriAges1.1, whole genome shotgun sequence encodes:
- the LOC121738261 gene encoding gastrula zinc finger protein XlCGF49.1-like, whose product MLKEFLYKRIHTGEKPYSCDVCPKNFICKSHLSKHTLRVHTAEKPFSCDICPKKFSTKQDLTIHTAKVHTAEKPFSCDICSKKFSQKNYLTVHTRVHTGEIPISCDICPKKFSTKQALTLHTRVHTGEKPISCDICPKKFSTKQALTVHTRVHTGEKPFSCDICSKKFVVKNNLTLHIRNHIGTI is encoded by the exons ATGCTCAAAGAATTTTTGTACAAAAG AATTCATACAGGTGAGAAACCATATAGCTGTGATGTTTGTCcaaagaattttatatgtaaaaGCCATTTGTCTAAACACACTTTAAGAGTCCATACAGCCGAGAAACCATTTAGTTGTGACATTTGTCCAAAGAAATTTTCTACAAAACAAGATTTGACTATACACACAGCAAAAGTTCATACAGCTGAGAAACCATTTAGTTGTGACATTTGTTCAAAGAAATTTTCTCAGAAAAACTATTTGACTGTCCACACTAGAGTTCATACAGGAGAGATACCAATTAGTTGTGACATTTGTCCAAAGAAATTTTCTACAAAACAAGCTTTGACTTTACACACTAGAGTTCATACAGGAGAGAAACCAATTAGTTGTGACATTTGTCCAAAGAAATTTTCTACAAAACAAGCTTTGACTGTACACACTAGAGTTCATACAGGCGAGAAACCATTTAGTTGTGACATTTGTTCAAAGAAATTTGTAGTGAAAAATAATTTGACTTTACACATAAGAAATCATATAGGCACCATATAG